The nucleotide sequence CGCCTTCTGTGAACGAAATTTTCACGAGAGAGGCGCTTGATTTTATTTTTTCTTTTTCCATATACTTGAAGAAGTTTCAATGATGTTATGTCATAATTTCATTGTGTCAATATCAATCTGATAAACAGAGGCGGATGTTAAATGAGTATCATTTCGGCTTATTATTTGGCGGGAAAAATACTTGAAAACAAAAGTGAAAACGACGCACTGCGCCTTGCTGAAAAAACCGCTCGGGCAGCGCGTCTGCTGATGAATAAAAATTATTCAATACTGCTCGAAAATCTTTCTCTTGCCTTGAACAGAAATTTTAACGACAGTGATATAACCGACATTGCGGACAGAAATTTTTCAAATTTCGCTTTCAATCTTACCGAATTCCTCAGACGTAAAAGAGATGATAAAGAAACCTTTCAACCGTTGATAGAGGGTGACATCGAAGCCGTGAAAAAGCTTCTTGACAAAGGCGACAGAGTCATAGCCGTAAGCGGCCACTTGGGCAACTGGGAGCTTCTGGGCAGTTTCGGTGCATTCCTGGGATATCCCCTTTATGCCGTCGCCGCAAGACACAGGTTTAGAGGTGACACCAGATATTTCGAAAAAAAAAGAGAAGAGAGGTGTGTGAAGAGTATTTGTCCGGAAAATATATATTCTTTTCTAAAAAACAAAGCAGGAGAAGGCAGCTATATATTTGCAGTCATGGCCGACAGGCCGATTTTTGGCAGTGCTGTCCACGCGGACATGTTCGGCAGAAAAGCGATTCTGTCCGGATCATGCTTCAAACTCGCTCAGCGATTCTTCAAACATGCGGTTTTTCCTTTTGCTTTAAAAGTAGGAAATGGTAAATATATAGTTAATATTAACGGACCCTATGAAATTAACGACAAAAAGAACGCGAAAGAAGCTCAAAAAGAGCTGATAAAAAAATATGCGGAAATATATCAGAACTACGCCGGGAAATACCCGGAACAGTGGTATTGTTACAAAAGATTTTTCGTGTAATATAGCCGTAGTCATACCGGCTTTCAACGAAGAGAATTCTATCGGAGACATAATAGAAAAAATCCGAACGCTTTACGGCCTGAGCGTCTGTGTCGTAGATGACGCCTCTACCGATGAGACAACTACTATGGCTCAAGAGAAAGGTGCGCACGTCATCAGGTCTGATAAAAACATGGGAAAAGGAGCGGCAATAATAAGAGGAATGAGATGGGCTGCGGATAACAGCTTCAAAGGAGCCGTGCTGATGGACGGAGACGGACAGCATTTACCTGAAGATGTGGCAAGCTTTCTTGATGTTCTCGACAGGAGATTTGATTGCATCGTAGTCGGCGTCAGGAATTTTAGCCACAGAAACATGCCTCTTCCGAGGATATTTTCCAACAAGACAACGTCATTGGTTTGTTCCATCTTGTCCAACAAGAGGATTAGAGATTCTCAATGCGGATTCAGGTATGTTTCCTGCGGAATTTTCAGGAGAATACGTCTTAAAACAAAAAGGTTTCAGACAGAGACCGAGATCCTCATAAGGTCGGCTAAATTGAATTCCGAAATCAGGGAAGTGGAAGTTACTACGGTTTACGGAACCGAAAAAAGCCACATAAATCCTTTTCTGGACACTTTGAGATTTCTAAAAATGATATTCATGTTTATCGGTGAAACGTGAAATGAAAATCCTTTTGACAAACGACGACGGAATAAATGCGGTCGGTTTGAAAGCATTGAGGCAAGCCCTGACCGGACTTGGAGAGATATGCGTGGTTGCTCCAGAGGAAGAACAGAGCGCTTCAAGCCATGGCATAACTCTGAGAAAACCGGTCGTGGTGAAAAATCCTGAACAAGGAATTTACACAGTGTCCGGAACTCCGACAGACTGCATAGTACTCGCCCTGAGAGCCGGTTTGTGCCCCGATCCCGACATTGTGCTTTCCGGAATAAACTCTGGCTACAACATAGGAGAAGACATTCTTTATTCTGGCACTTTCGCGGCGGCGGCTGAAGCTTCTCTTTCCGACATTCCGTCGATGGCTGTTTCAAGCGAGTATTCGAAGGATATTTCCTCTTTCGAAAAATGCGGAAAGATAGCCAGAAAACTGATCCCCGCAGTTCTCGAACTGGGTGGCCTTTGGAATTTGAATGTCCCGAGCAGACTTCTTTCAGAGAAAATCAAGGTCACGTTTATGGGACACAGAAAATACGACAGAGCCATATCACCGAGATTCGATCCGATAGGCAGAGCTTATTACTGGCTCTCCGGCGACAAACCCCTCTGGGACGTTGAGGAAGGAAGCGACATAAGCGCTGTGGAATCAGGCGCAGCTTCCTTGACGCCTTACAAAATAAAAAATCTCCTGGATGTCGACCTCGCGGAAAAGATCAAAGTTCTTCTCGAAAAGGATACAAAATGAGGATCTCAAGGGAAAAGATGGTCAGAATCCTGCAGAAAAAAGACGATCCTGTCAAAAATCCCGAAGTGTTAAAAGCGATGATGAATGTACCCAGGCATCTTTTTGTCGGCGAGGATTTCAGAGCGAGAGCTTACGACGATGGTCCTTTGCCTATAGGAAAAAACCAGACCATTTCTCAGCCATACATGGTCGCCAAGATGACCGAGCTTTTGAAACCAAAAAAAGGAGATGCTGTCCTGGAAATCGGAACTGGCAGTGGCTATCAGTCAGCAGTACTCGCGGAAATTGTTGATAAGGTTTATACTATTGAAAGGATTCCTGAACTCGCGGAAGCGGCGAAGAAAAAATTTGATGAACTCGGTTACAGAAATATAAACGTCAGAATAGGAGACGGGTCGGTAGGATGGCCTGAAATGGGTCCGTTTGACGGAATAATTGTCACCGCAGGATGCCCCGAGATTCCCGAACCTCTGCTCGAACAGTTGAAAGAGGACGGACGCCTCGCGGTTCCTGTTGGATCGATGAGTTATCAGGAACTCATTGTTGTTACGAAGAGAAAAGACGGTTATTATGTATCCAAAAAATTCGGATGTATTTTCGTCCCTCTTATAGGAATAAGAGGCTGGAAACAAGGAGGAAACTGATGTGGTGGTTAGGAAAAATTGTGACTTGGAGAGAAACAGTATATTTTTTAATATTACTCGCAGGAGCTGTTTGGGGAGCGGCAAGATGGCTGAAAATCAGAAACGTCAAAACTTCAGATTCAGATAAATACAAAGCTTTGTCTGCCCTTTATATCTTTCTCGGTTTTTCTTCAGCTTTTTTAGTGTATATTTTTCATCTTGTCGCCGACGTTTCTGCCGCCAGGGCAGCCTCTTTCCAGGGTCTCGATAACGCACCTCCAATTCCAATCTGGGGTTCGCTCAGGGTTCTGGAATGGGCTCTTCTCATTGCCGGCGCTGTTGTAAGCGTATTTTACGGCATGCAAGCTCAAAATCGTATTCAAAGGAGCCACTCTGATGAAGACGGAAAAAATGATAGTTTACTTCAAGGTTGACGAATACGAAAAATGCCTTGAATTCGCCGTAAATATCCTCGGATTCTCTTTGTTCAGGAAAGAAGAGAATTGTGAAATATATCTAAATGAAAGCGAAAACTTCGGCATAGGTTACTGCAGGGCGCAGGGAGAAGACACCTCATCTTCCGGATGCCTCGTGTCCTTCAATGTCGATAATGTCGACGAATGCCACAAAAAAATAAAAGAAGCCGGATACGCTCTCACTGATCCGAAAGAGAGTTCCAGGCACGGAGTGTATCATTTTTATGCCGCGGACCCGGCAGGAAACACTTTAGAATTCATGAGATTCATCTGATTTTTTGAAAACTCCCTGACGTGAAAAATCTTTTCTTCTGGCATTTCTTACACCCTGACTTTTTATTGTTTTCACAGGTTTTTTGGTCAGGGATTCCATTTCCGAGTAATGAGCGCATGTCGAATCTGTCATCGGAGTCGGCGTGAAGTCCTGAAAAGCCCTGTTGAAAATTTTTCTTTTTTTTGTGAATTCGAGCAATTCCGAGAATTCATTTTCTCCTTCTCCCGGATGTGACAAGATGAAATAAGGCACGAGTTCAACGTGCAGGCCGAATTGTTTTTTTATTCTCTCGAATCGGACGATAAAATTCTCGAAAACTTCAGGTTTGTATTTCTTCATTATCTTCAGCACAGGCTGACTGACATGCTCGGGGGCGACTTTCAGAATTCCGCTCGTGTATTTTTCCGAGATCTCTTTCAGCAACTTGTCGTCGGCGAGTGAGATGTCCAGCCGCAATCCGGAACCGATGCTTATTTTTTTTACGTCTTTTCTGCCGGCGATCTTATCGAGCAAAGCCAGGTATTTTTCCGGATCGGTTTTGAGATGCCGGCATTTTTCAGGATAGAGGCAATCTCTGTCGTTACATCCCGCTTCCGGGAATTTCGTACAACAGCTGAAGTACATGTCAGCGCTTGGTCCGCCGACGTCCGATATCCGTCCTCTATAAAACGGATTTCTTGCTATGCGATCGATTTCATCCATTATGGAATCCTGCGAGCGCGATACTATTGTCCTACCCTGATGAAGCCTTATGGAGCAAAAAGAACAGGATCCCAGGCAGCCCCTGTGTGAAGTTACAGAATTGGCTATCATTTCGAGAGCGGGAACCCCCCTGTTTAGAGCGTGCGATTTTCTCGAATAAGGGAAAGCATAGAGGCTGTCGAAAAATTCAGATTTGACAGGCATCGCGGGAGGATTGCAGACGACTAAACGCGAATCCTGACGCTGGAAGATCGCTTTTCCGAAGACGGGATGGCAGTTCTCGTTCAATATTGCCTGTGCTTCAGCGAATGCCGCAGTATCTCTTGAGACATCGTCGAAGGAAGGCAGTTCCACTCCTGAAGGTTCTCCGGAAACATAACACGTTCCGGGTATTCCGGACTTGTCGAAGTTATCAGGATTTTCGCTTATCCTTCGTGCAATTTCCATTATCTGAGATTCACCCATTCCGAAAACCAAAAAATCTGCTTTTGAATCCGTGAGCACCGATTTTCTCAATTGATCGCTGTAGTAGTCGTAATGAGCTATTCTTCTCAGAGAAGCTTCAATCCCTCCAAGCACAACAGGTAAGCCCTTGAAAGCTTCTTTGACCCAGTTAGTATAGACTATGACGGCTCTGTCGGGTCTTTTTTTTGAGCCGTCTTTTCTGAAAGGGTCTCCTCGTGATGAATACTTGTCGTCGGTTCTTATCTTTCTGTTGCCTGTATAATTTGATACTATCGAATCGAGATTTCCGGCTGTGACACCGACAAACAGACGTGGGGGAGGGAATTTTTTAAGACTTTCCCTTGTCGGTTGAGAACATACTGCGGTTTTGTATCCTTTATGCTGAAGGAGTCTCGCTATAAGCGAGACTCCGAATGAAGGATGGTCTATATAAGCGTCTCCGGTCAAGAGAAGAATGTCGTAGCCGTTTTTGTAGACGGAAAGAATTTCGTCTCTCGACGCGGGTAAAGTCATTTTTTAGGCAAGAAAGGTATTATCAGACCTGCAAGACCTTCAATTTGCCTGGTTTGCAGATAAAGTTTTCCGGGACCTTTGTATCTGCACACAAAACCTTCACCTGATGTGACTGATGATATGAATCCTTTGGCTGCTTTTTCGATTGTGTACTGGATGGAAGCGTCGAAGGCTACTATGTGGCCGTTATCGACAATGTATTCTTCTCCCTGAGCTATTTCGACCTGATGAATGGCTCCGAAACTCGACACAAGAAGGGTTCCTGTTCCCGTAATTTTCATCATGAAAAGGCCTTCCCTGGCGAAAAAGCTTTTGCCTCCCGTGAACTTCGTGTCTAACTCAAGTGTAGGGGACGAAGCGAGATATGAGCCGGATTGAACCATGAAAGACTGACCCTGGATTTCAATGCCTGTTATGTCGCCCACCCCGGTAGGAGCGAGAAGAATATGACCTGGTCCGTTCAAGGCCGTGTATTTTGTCTGGAAAAAACTCTCGCCGACAAAAGATCTCGCTGCGGCTTTCATTAAACCGCCGAATCCTTTCTTACCTCCGCCCATTTCCGACTTTATCTCTATGTTGGGCGTCATGCCTACCATAGCGCCTGATTCACCTGTAATGGATTCGTCTTTTTCAAGAGATACTTTTACCACCGAATAACTCGGTTGATACATGATCTCATACTTCATCGATGCCTCCTTTTTTAAATACTTTAAGCCAATAATCGAGGTTGACGTTCGGATTGATTTTATCATCATTTATTTCTGCTTTCTTCTTTTTTTTCAATACATTTTCCAATTTTGAGACAACTGACGCTCCGAGATATTTACATCTTTTTGAAAGCAGTCTGTCAGCTGTGACTACAGTGTAAATGTTTTTTTTGCATCCGTTTTCAATAAGTTTTACTATAAGATCGTCAGCTTCGTCTTTTTCTCCCGAGAAAATGATCTCTGCGCCCGGACGTTTTTCCCTGCTCGAAGATTTACCTTTTCCGTCGAAAACCAAAACAGGATAGTATTTCCCGGAAGCAGTTACGGCTTTCACCTTTGACAGGAGCTTTTCTCTGCTTTGCTCGTCGAAAGATTTTTTAAAACTTCTTCCAAGCATATTATATCCATCGACTATGAGGATTTTTTTCAATCGCGACTCCTCCAATAATGTTGATGCTATAAATTTTATTATACTTTATAATCAGTACCGGATATAAAGTATTTTAACTATGGACTTGGACAAACCG is from candidate division WOR-3 bacterium and encodes:
- the surE gene encoding 5'/3'-nucleotidase SurE — protein: MKILLTNDDGINAVGLKALRQALTGLGEICVVAPEEEQSASSHGITLRKPVVVKNPEQGIYTVSGTPTDCIVLALRAGLCPDPDIVLSGINSGYNIGEDILYSGTFAAAAEASLSDIPSMAVSSEYSKDISSFEKCGKIARKLIPAVLELGGLWNLNVPSRLLSEKIKVTFMGHRKYDRAISPRFDPIGRAYYWLSGDKPLWDVEEGSDISAVESGAASLTPYKIKNLLDVDLAEKIKVLLEKDTK
- a CDS encoding TIGR00266 family protein, translating into MKYEIMYQPSYSVVKVSLEKDESITGESGAMVGMTPNIEIKSEMGGGKKGFGGLMKAAARSFVGESFFQTKYTALNGPGHILLAPTGVGDITGIEIQGQSFMVQSGSYLASSPTLELDTKFTGGKSFFAREGLFMMKITGTGTLLVSSFGAIHQVEIAQGEEYIVDNGHIVAFDASIQYTIEKAAKGFISSVTSGEGFVCRYKGPGKLYLQTRQIEGLAGLIIPFLPKK
- a CDS encoding YgiQ family radical SAM protein, which encodes MTLPASRDEILSVYKNGYDILLLTGDAYIDHPSFGVSLIARLLQHKGYKTAVCSQPTRESLKKFPPPRLFVGVTAGNLDSIVSNYTGNRKIRTDDKYSSRGDPFRKDGSKKRPDRAVIVYTNWVKEAFKGLPVVLGGIEASLRRIAHYDYYSDQLRKSVLTDSKADFLVFGMGESQIMEIARRISENPDNFDKSGIPGTCYVSGEPSGVELPSFDDVSRDTAAFAEAQAILNENCHPVFGKAIFQRQDSRLVVCNPPAMPVKSEFFDSLYAFPYSRKSHALNRGVPALEMIANSVTSHRGCLGSCSFCSIRLHQGRTIVSRSQDSIMDEIDRIARNPFYRGRISDVGGPSADMYFSCCTKFPEAGCNDRDCLYPEKCRHLKTDPEKYLALLDKIAGRKDVKKISIGSGLRLDISLADDKLLKEISEKYTSGILKVAPEHVSQPVLKIMKKYKPEVFENFIVRFERIKKQFGLHVELVPYFILSHPGEGENEFSELLEFTKKRKIFNRAFQDFTPTPMTDSTCAHYSEMESLTKKPVKTIKSQGVRNARRKDFSRQGVFKKSDESHEF
- a CDS encoding glycosyltransferase family 2 protein; this encodes MRKYIRTTPGNTRNSGIVTKDFSCNIAVVIPAFNEENSIGDIIEKIRTLYGLSVCVVDDASTDETTTMAQEKGAHVIRSDKNMGKGAAIIRGMRWAADNSFKGAVLMDGDGQHLPEDVASFLDVLDRRFDCIVVGVRNFSHRNMPLPRIFSNKTTSLVCSILSNKRIRDSQCGFRYVSCGIFRRIRLKTKRFQTETEILIRSAKLNSEIREVEVTTVYGTEKSHINPFLDTLRFLKMIFMFIGET
- a CDS encoding NYN domain-containing protein — encoded protein: MKKILIVDGYNMLGRSFKKSFDEQSREKLLSKVKAVTASGKYYPVLVFDGKGKSSSREKRPGAEIIFSGEKDEADDLIVKLIENGCKKNIYTVVTADRLLSKRCKYLGASVVSKLENVLKKKKKAEINDDKINPNVNLDYWLKVFKKGGIDEV
- a CDS encoding VOC family protein, yielding MKTEKMIVYFKVDEYEKCLEFAVNILGFSLFRKEENCEIYLNESENFGIGYCRAQGEDTSSSGCLVSFNVDNVDECHKKIKEAGYALTDPKESSRHGVYHFYAADPAGNTLEFMRFI
- a CDS encoding protein-L-isoaspartate(D-aspartate) O-methyltransferase gives rise to the protein MRISREKMVRILQKKDDPVKNPEVLKAMMNVPRHLFVGEDFRARAYDDGPLPIGKNQTISQPYMVAKMTELLKPKKGDAVLEIGTGSGYQSAVLAEIVDKVYTIERIPELAEAAKKKFDELGYRNINVRIGDGSVGWPEMGPFDGIIVTAGCPEIPEPLLEQLKEDGRLAVPVGSMSYQELIVVTKRKDGYYVSKKFGCIFVPLIGIRGWKQGGN
- a CDS encoding lysophospholipid acyltransferase family protein translates to MSIISAYYLAGKILENKSENDALRLAEKTARAARLLMNKNYSILLENLSLALNRNFNDSDITDIADRNFSNFAFNLTEFLRRKRDDKETFQPLIEGDIEAVKKLLDKGDRVIAVSGHLGNWELLGSFGAFLGYPLYAVAARHRFRGDTRYFEKKREERCVKSICPENIYSFLKNKAGEGSYIFAVMADRPIFGSAVHADMFGRKAILSGSCFKLAQRFFKHAVFPFALKVGNGKYIVNINGPYEINDKKNAKEAQKELIKKYAEIYQNYAGKYPEQWYCYKRFFV